From the genome of Rathayibacter sp. VKM Ac-2759, one region includes:
- a CDS encoding ABC transporter ATP-binding protein: MTLDIQASAEPVSAEMPTIIRVQNASKRFVIRKDKSIKERIVNFGRGKQHRDDFWALRDIDIEIPLGSTVGLIGANGSGKSTLLKLIGGIIQPTTGVVERRGRLAALLELGAGFHPDLTGRENVFLNGAILGLSRKELEDKFDSIVDFSEIADFIDTQVKFYSSGMYVRLAFAIAIHTDPDLLLVDEVLAVGDEPFQRKCMDRIRAFQRAGKTIVLVTHSLEQVGELCDRTIVLEHGNVIYDGETARGLEVLRNGFESTRQERVERETAEAIVEAEESGEEVEQIQPAEIVSIELDGGTVEEGSRTLRPGDDLEVRVTLRPLTSTPLENWFLGMGVDTPLGQIVFGTNTMRLGFEHPPLTEETTVTFHLPDIRFGGGTYAVHASASTLGNGEFTRVPVGARFSVERSDKRVGLVSVAASATVGGVTRA; encoded by the coding sequence TCGGCCGCGGCAAGCAGCACCGCGACGACTTCTGGGCGCTGCGCGACATCGACATCGAGATCCCGCTCGGATCGACGGTCGGCCTGATCGGCGCGAACGGCTCGGGCAAGAGCACCCTCCTGAAGCTCATCGGCGGGATCATCCAGCCGACGACCGGCGTCGTCGAGCGGCGGGGCCGGCTCGCCGCGCTCCTCGAGCTCGGCGCGGGCTTCCACCCCGACCTCACCGGTCGCGAGAACGTGTTCCTCAACGGCGCGATCCTCGGCCTCTCGCGCAAGGAGCTCGAGGACAAGTTCGACTCGATCGTCGACTTCTCCGAGATCGCCGACTTCATCGACACCCAGGTGAAGTTCTACTCCTCGGGCATGTACGTGCGACTCGCCTTCGCGATCGCCATCCACACCGATCCCGATCTGCTCCTGGTCGACGAGGTCCTCGCGGTGGGCGACGAGCCCTTCCAGCGCAAGTGCATGGACCGCATCCGCGCCTTCCAGCGCGCCGGCAAGACCATCGTCCTCGTCACCCACTCGCTCGAGCAGGTGGGCGAGCTGTGCGACCGCACCATCGTCCTCGAGCACGGCAACGTCATCTACGACGGCGAGACCGCCCGCGGCCTCGAGGTGCTCCGCAACGGCTTCGAGTCGACCCGCCAGGAGCGCGTCGAGCGCGAGACCGCCGAGGCGATCGTCGAGGCGGAGGAGTCCGGCGAGGAGGTCGAGCAGATCCAGCCCGCCGAGATCGTCTCGATCGAGCTCGACGGCGGGACCGTCGAGGAGGGCAGCCGCACGCTCCGCCCCGGCGACGACCTCGAGGTCCGGGTGACCCTGCGTCCGCTCACCTCGACGCCGCTCGAGAACTGGTTCCTGGGCATGGGCGTCGACACTCCCCTCGGGCAGATCGTCTTCGGCACGAACACGATGCGCCTCGGCTTCGAGCACCCTCCGCTCACCGAGGAGACCACGGTGACGTTCCACCTCCCCGACATCCGCTTCGGCGGAGGCACCTATGCGGTGCACGCCTCGGCGTCGACCCTCGGCAACGGCGAGTTCACCCGGGTGCCGGTCGGCGCGCGGTTCTCCGTCGAGCGCAGCGACAAGCGGGTGGGGCTGGTCAGCGTCGCCGCCTCGGCGACCGTGGGCGGGGTCACCCGGGCGTGA
- a CDS encoding glycosyltransferase family 1 protein, whose product MSRPVRLRIDATPLAAEALTGVGTVLLETVRALADPRFAGRVETTLFAPLSERAAVERRAPAGVRVRVVPLPRRVFGLLTRTPFPIDLLIGRGVYFFPNFRNWRTLSPSITFLHDVCFAAQPALVPEERRRFLVANVPGWLRRTSLVATGTPSAAREIEQLLGVSADRLRVLPTTVDSRVFRPRSREEERAVAEELLIGRYLLFVGAREPRKNLPHLIRSYVAAARPAGHTLLLVGATGWDDGEILAEVRRAQEAGADVRIASRPVPADLLPPLVSGADALALVSHHEGFGLPALEAVASGTPVIASDIAGIRDALAGHEDAAVFVDPGEQDALVRALEAAMAEPRRVDPGRIRPWTDAAEALVEAAEELAGPRRR is encoded by the coding sequence GTGAGCCGTCCCGTCCGCCTCCGCATCGATGCGACACCGCTCGCGGCGGAGGCGCTGACCGGAGTCGGCACCGTCCTCCTCGAGACCGTCCGGGCGCTCGCGGACCCGCGCTTCGCCGGCCGCGTCGAGACGACGCTCTTCGCGCCGCTCTCCGAGCGGGCCGCGGTCGAGCGTCGCGCCCCCGCCGGCGTCCGCGTCCGAGTCGTCCCGCTCCCCCGGCGCGTGTTCGGGCTGCTGACCCGCACTCCCTTCCCGATCGATCTCCTGATCGGACGCGGGGTCTACTTCTTCCCGAACTTCCGCAACTGGCGGACGCTCAGCCCCTCGATCACGTTCCTCCACGACGTCTGCTTCGCCGCCCAGCCGGCGCTGGTGCCGGAGGAGCGCCGGCGCTTCCTGGTGGCGAACGTGCCCGGCTGGCTGCGGCGCACGAGCCTCGTGGCGACCGGCACGCCGTCGGCCGCGCGCGAGATCGAGCAGCTCCTCGGGGTCTCGGCCGACCGCCTCCGGGTCCTCCCGACGACCGTCGACTCCCGGGTCTTCCGGCCGCGCTCGCGCGAGGAGGAGCGCGCCGTCGCCGAGGAGCTCCTCATCGGGCGCTACCTGCTGTTCGTCGGGGCGCGGGAGCCCCGGAAGAACCTGCCGCACCTCATCCGCTCCTACGTCGCGGCCGCGCGACCGGCGGGTCACACCCTCCTCCTGGTGGGGGCGACGGGCTGGGACGACGGCGAGATCCTCGCCGAGGTGCGCCGCGCCCAGGAGGCGGGCGCCGACGTGCGCATCGCCTCCCGGCCGGTCCCGGCCGACCTGCTGCCGCCCCTCGTCTCGGGCGCCGACGCCCTGGCCCTCGTCTCGCACCACGAGGGCTTCGGGCTGCCCGCTCTCGAGGCCGTGGCCTCGGGCACGCCGGTGATCGCCTCCGACATCGCGGGGATCCGGGACGCGCTCGCCGGTCACGAGGACGCGGCGGTGTTCGTCGATCCCGGCGAGCAGGACGCGCTCGTCCGAGCCCTCGAGGCCGCGATGGCGGAGCCCCGGCGGGTCGACCCCGGACGCATCCGCCCGTGGACCGACGCCGCCGAGGCGCTCGTCGAGGCCGCCGAGGAGCTGGCCGGCCCCCGGCGGCGCTGA
- a CDS encoding glycosyltransferase, protein MRKSVAIDRMSVLLEALAPELAPDAEVDGLVRQLAGVLEAPATEEVWLTLAVLTGALPLRDDVVDAVRLVRLDGATALLRSLVRERANGFILNRLQMPSVRVVTAAVVVDVHHTARTGLATGIQRVVRKSIAEWTKHHQMVLVGWDSADRTLRELDPPLRRNALYGTVPDARADPSSDILVPWRSRYVLPELATEDERTSRIAAMAEFSGNATSTIGFDCVPLTTAETAHIGMSAAFSRTLVAVSHMDRVATISEAAAVEYRGWREMLAGVGRKGPDIEPILLPSEAGTVDAAALARAKEKLVTGELPLVVCVGSHEPRKNHLAVLHAAELLWREGHEFSLVFIGGNAWNSEGFDAQLARLQAEDRAVSSFSAITDELLWSAYRLARFTVFPSLNEGFGLPVAESLAVGTPVLTAQYGSMAEIASQGGAVTVDSRDDHDIARGMRELLTDDALLARLQTEALARDNSSWAEYAATLWDFVAAGR, encoded by the coding sequence GTGCGTAAGTCCGTGGCGATCGACCGGATGAGCGTCCTGCTCGAGGCGCTCGCGCCCGAGCTCGCTCCCGATGCCGAGGTCGACGGGCTGGTCCGCCAGCTCGCCGGCGTCCTCGAGGCGCCGGCGACGGAGGAGGTCTGGCTGACCCTCGCGGTGCTGACGGGCGCCCTCCCGCTCCGCGACGACGTCGTGGACGCCGTGCGCCTCGTCCGCCTCGACGGAGCGACCGCCCTGCTCCGCTCGCTCGTCCGCGAGCGGGCGAACGGCTTCATCCTCAACCGGCTCCAGATGCCGAGCGTCCGCGTGGTCACGGCCGCCGTGGTCGTCGACGTGCACCACACCGCGCGCACGGGCCTCGCGACCGGCATCCAGCGCGTCGTCCGCAAGTCGATCGCGGAGTGGACCAAGCATCACCAGATGGTGCTCGTCGGCTGGGACAGCGCCGACCGCACGCTCCGCGAGCTCGACCCTCCGCTGCGCCGGAACGCGCTCTACGGCACGGTGCCCGATGCCAGGGCCGACCCGTCGAGCGACATCCTCGTGCCCTGGCGCTCGCGCTACGTCCTGCCCGAGCTGGCGACGGAGGACGAGCGCACCTCGCGGATCGCCGCCATGGCCGAGTTCAGCGGCAACGCCACCTCGACCATCGGCTTCGACTGCGTGCCCCTGACCACGGCCGAGACGGCGCACATCGGCATGAGCGCCGCGTTCTCGCGGACGCTCGTCGCCGTGAGCCACATGGACCGGGTCGCCACGATCTCGGAGGCCGCCGCCGTCGAGTACCGCGGCTGGCGCGAGATGCTGGCGGGAGTCGGCCGGAAGGGCCCGGACATCGAGCCGATCCTGCTGCCCTCCGAGGCCGGCACCGTCGACGCGGCCGCTCTGGCCCGCGCGAAGGAGAAGCTCGTGACGGGGGAGCTCCCGCTGGTCGTCTGCGTCGGCAGCCACGAGCCGCGCAAGAACCATCTCGCCGTCCTGCACGCCGCCGAGCTGCTCTGGCGCGAGGGGCACGAGTTCAGCCTGGTCTTCATCGGCGGCAACGCCTGGAACAGCGAGGGCTTCGACGCCCAGCTCGCCCGGCTGCAGGCCGAGGACCGCGCGGTGTCCTCCTTCTCGGCGATCACCGACGAGCTCCTCTGGAGCGCCTACCGCCTCGCGCGCTTCACGGTCTTCCCGTCGCTCAACGAGGGCTTCGGCCTGCCGGTGGCGGAGTCGCTGGCCGTCGGCACGCCCGTGCTCACGGCCCAGTACGGCAGCATGGCCGAGATCGCCTCGCAGGGCGGAGCGGTCACGGTCGACTCGCGCGACGACCACGACATCGCGCGCGGCATGCGCGAGCTGCTGACCGACGACGCGCTGCTGGCGCGGCTGCAGACGGAGGCGCTGGCGCGCGACAACTCCTCGTGGGCCGAGTACGCGGCCACGCTCTGGGACTTCGTGGCGGCGGGCCGCTAG
- a CDS encoding glycosyltransferase family 1 protein, which translates to MSAEDLDAPLRRALLTERLEQLAPFLLEPEEIEALAGRGPGPLLDAIARRTKERASDDLTWLALTSFLAVFPVEHFFLWFRRSLEFCEPHEALRVFLSAGARASTGYADLGSRLEIVTDSVIADVDFCARHAHQTGIQRVVRNTMRRWHGRHEVTPIAWVNGSMAMRRLSGIELSRVIDYENIRSEPWRDGDPEVVSFVVPFRSTVLIPEVPGINLCAPYASLAAYSGNRVGLIGYDAIPVVSADTVPGIETARFVNYLSIVKHASHVAGISESASDEFRGFVDALPAQGLTGPEVETVALPVDRPNLVDASIAPSTVGPLVLSVGSTEPRKNHLAVLHAAERLWREGYVFTLRFIGNGNDWSTRVFDVRIREAQQAGRSVELWRGASDEKLVASYENARFLAFPSTHEGYGLPVAEALALGVPALTSSIGSLAEIAADGGCVTVDPGDDDAIHAAMREMLDSDELIERLRQEALARPRRTWDDYAEELWGVLVGADENEGAPRA; encoded by the coding sequence ATGAGCGCCGAGGATCTCGACGCACCCCTCCGCCGCGCACTCCTGACCGAGCGCCTCGAGCAGCTGGCGCCCTTCCTCCTGGAGCCCGAGGAGATCGAGGCCCTCGCGGGTCGCGGTCCCGGCCCCCTCCTCGACGCGATCGCGCGCCGCACCAAGGAGCGCGCCTCGGACGACCTGACCTGGCTGGCGCTCACCTCCTTCCTCGCGGTGTTCCCGGTCGAGCACTTCTTCCTCTGGTTCCGCCGGTCGCTCGAGTTCTGCGAGCCGCACGAGGCCCTGCGGGTCTTCCTCTCGGCCGGCGCGAGGGCGTCCACCGGCTACGCCGACCTGGGCTCCCGTCTCGAGATCGTGACCGACTCCGTCATCGCCGACGTCGACTTCTGCGCCCGTCACGCCCACCAGACCGGGATCCAGCGGGTCGTCCGCAACACGATGCGCCGCTGGCACGGCCGGCACGAGGTGACTCCGATCGCGTGGGTCAACGGATCCATGGCGATGCGGCGCCTCAGCGGCATCGAGCTCTCCCGGGTCATCGACTACGAGAACATCCGCTCGGAGCCCTGGCGCGACGGCGACCCCGAGGTCGTCAGCTTCGTCGTGCCGTTCCGGTCGACGGTCCTCATCCCCGAGGTGCCCGGCATCAACCTGTGCGCGCCCTACGCCTCGCTCGCGGCCTACTCGGGCAACCGCGTCGGCCTCATCGGCTACGACGCGATCCCGGTCGTGAGCGCCGACACGGTGCCCGGCATCGAGACGGCGCGCTTCGTGAACTACCTGTCGATCGTGAAGCACGCGAGCCACGTGGCGGGGATCAGCGAGTCGGCGTCGGACGAGTTCCGCGGCTTCGTGGACGCGCTGCCCGCGCAGGGGCTCACCGGCCCCGAGGTCGAGACCGTGGCGCTCCCGGTCGACCGGCCGAACCTCGTGGACGCGTCGATCGCGCCGTCGACCGTCGGACCGCTCGTGCTGTCGGTCGGCAGCACCGAGCCGCGCAAGAACCACCTCGCCGTGCTGCACGCCGCTGAGCGGCTCTGGCGCGAGGGGTACGTCTTCACCCTCCGCTTCATCGGCAACGGCAACGACTGGTCGACCCGCGTCTTCGACGTCAGGATCCGCGAGGCGCAGCAGGCGGGCCGCTCCGTGGAGCTGTGGCGCGGCGCGAGCGACGAGAAGCTCGTCGCGTCGTACGAGAACGCCCGGTTCCTCGCGTTCCCCTCCACGCACGAGGGCTACGGCCTGCCCGTCGCGGAGGCGCTCGCGCTGGGGGTGCCGGCGCTCACGTCGAGCATCGGCTCGCTCGCCGAGATCGCGGCGGACGGCGGCTGCGTCACCGTGGACCCGGGGGACGACGACGCGATCCACGCGGCCATGCGCGAGATGCTCGACTCCGACGAGCTGATCGAGCGGCTGCGCCAGGAGGCGCTCGCGCGCCCGCGGCGGACGTGGGACGACTACGCCGAGGAACTGTGGGGCGTCCTGGTGGGCGCCGACGAGAACGAGGGAGCGCCCCGTGCGTAA
- a CDS encoding GtrA family protein — translation MSATEEGTGARPGLVTRLRAVYRSLLAYALKFGVVGLIGLVVDVAVFNLLRLSGEHLLSGPIGAKVVAVAAATVVTWVGNRYWTFREHRRANYLRELAEFSTVAVAGMAVNLLPLYISHYVLGFDNLVADNISANVIGLALATAFRFVLYRYWVFGHHRSGGVVESRAAEVAAAALFEDDASAVNDTAPIRPLT, via the coding sequence GTGAGTGCGACGGAGGAGGGCACCGGCGCTCGGCCGGGTCTCGTGACGCGCCTGCGCGCGGTCTACCGGAGCCTGCTCGCCTACGCCCTCAAGTTCGGCGTGGTCGGCCTCATCGGCCTCGTCGTCGACGTCGCGGTCTTCAACCTGCTGCGCCTCAGCGGCGAGCACCTCCTCTCGGGCCCGATCGGAGCGAAGGTCGTCGCCGTCGCCGCGGCGACCGTCGTGACCTGGGTCGGCAACCGCTACTGGACCTTCCGGGAGCACCGCCGTGCGAACTACCTCCGCGAGCTGGCGGAGTTCAGCACCGTCGCCGTCGCCGGCATGGCGGTCAACCTGCTCCCGCTCTACATCTCGCACTACGTGCTCGGCTTCGACAACCTCGTCGCCGACAACATCTCGGCGAACGTCATCGGCCTCGCCCTCGCGACGGCCTTCCGCTTCGTCCTCTACCGGTACTGGGTCTTCGGGCACCACCGCTCGGGAGGCGTCGTCGAGTCGCGCGCGGCCGAGGTCGCTGCAGCCGCCCTCTTCGAGGACGACGCGTCGGCCGTCAACGACACCGCCCCGATCCGCCCGCTGACCTGA
- a CDS encoding glycosyltransferase family 2 protein, with protein MKLSILMPVYNEQATLQKAVDRVLAIEFQDGVEIEFVIVNDGSRDRTKQILDALEDPRIRVFHQSVNQGKGAAISRAVKEATGDYVIICDADEEYRPSEIPSLLQPVLDGDAQLVYGSRTFGSHTSFSYWYVIGNKGVNLVTNILFNAYISDVETCFKLMPLSLYRSLDIKEKGFGMEAEVTAKLLARGYRPYEVGISYKARTREEGKKITVRDGFEALWILAKIRVREGSRTRPPQSTAS; from the coding sequence GTGAAGCTGTCCATCCTCATGCCCGTCTACAACGAGCAGGCGACCCTCCAGAAGGCCGTCGATCGCGTGCTCGCGATCGAGTTCCAGGACGGCGTCGAGATCGAGTTCGTGATCGTCAACGACGGCAGCAGGGACCGCACGAAGCAGATCCTCGACGCGCTCGAGGACCCCCGCATCCGCGTGTTCCACCAGAGCGTGAACCAGGGCAAGGGTGCGGCGATCAGCCGCGCGGTGAAGGAGGCGACCGGCGACTACGTCATCATCTGCGACGCCGACGAGGAGTACCGGCCGAGCGAGATCCCGTCGCTGCTGCAGCCCGTCCTGGACGGCGACGCGCAGCTGGTCTACGGCAGCCGCACCTTCGGCTCCCACACGTCGTTCTCGTACTGGTACGTGATCGGCAACAAGGGTGTGAACCTCGTCACGAACATCCTCTTCAACGCCTACATCTCCGATGTCGAGACCTGCTTCAAGCTCATGCCGTTGAGCCTCTACCGCTCCCTGGACATCAAGGAGAAGGGCTTCGGCATGGAGGCGGAGGTCACCGCGAAGCTCCTCGCCCGCGGCTACCGGCCGTACGAGGTCGGCATCAGCTACAAGGCCCGCACCCGCGAGGAGGGCAAGAAGATCACCGTCCGCGACGGCTTCGAGGCCCTCTGGATCCTCGCGAAGATCCGCGTGCGCGAGGGCTCGCGCACGCGCCCGCCGCAGAGCACCGCGTCCTGA
- a CDS encoding NAD-dependent epimerase/dehydratase family protein, giving the protein MSRRFLVAGGAGFLGSNLTAEILRRGDSVVVLDNLITGSTRNIAEFRSHPAFTFVEDDAENALSIPGPFDVVLHFASPASPPRYLAHPIETLHAGSSVTEALLEVAKRDGARIVVSSTSEVYGDPAVHPQTEEYWGNVNPNGPRSVYDEAKRYAEAITFAYRRYFGVDTGVIRIFNTYGPNMDIDDGRAVPAFVKAALANEPIPMHGDGTQTRSLLFVDDLVEAILLMAESQDAGPVNLGSVDELELGEIARRIVAIIGSDSEIRYEPRPIDDPERRKPDISKAREILGWEPTIPLEDGLTRTIAWFASTIVTAAP; this is encoded by the coding sequence ATGAGCAGACGATTCCTCGTCGCCGGAGGGGCCGGATTCCTCGGTTCGAACCTCACCGCCGAGATCCTGCGCCGGGGAGACTCCGTCGTCGTCCTCGACAACCTGATCACCGGGTCGACGCGCAACATCGCCGAGTTCCGCAGCCACCCCGCCTTCACCTTCGTGGAGGACGACGCCGAGAACGCGCTGTCGATCCCCGGCCCCTTCGACGTCGTCCTGCACTTCGCGTCGCCCGCGTCGCCTCCGCGCTATCTCGCCCACCCCATCGAGACGCTGCACGCGGGGTCGTCGGTGACGGAGGCGCTGCTCGAGGTCGCCAAGCGCGACGGCGCCCGCATCGTCGTGTCCTCCACCTCCGAGGTCTACGGCGACCCGGCCGTGCACCCGCAGACGGAGGAGTACTGGGGCAACGTCAACCCGAACGGGCCGCGCAGCGTCTACGACGAGGCGAAGCGGTACGCCGAGGCGATCACGTTCGCGTACCGCCGCTACTTCGGCGTCGACACCGGGGTCATCCGGATCTTCAACACGTACGGCCCGAACATGGACATCGACGACGGCCGCGCCGTCCCCGCCTTCGTGAAGGCCGCGCTCGCGAACGAGCCGATCCCGATGCACGGCGACGGCACCCAGACCCGGTCGCTGCTCTTCGTCGACGACCTCGTCGAGGCGATCCTCCTGATGGCCGAGTCGCAGGACGCGGGCCCGGTGAACCTGGGCAGCGTCGACGAGCTCGAGCTGGGCGAGATCGCCCGCCGGATCGTCGCGATCATCGGCAGCGACTCCGAGATCCGCTACGAGCCCCGACCGATCGACGACCCCGAGCGGCGCAAGCCCGACATCAGCAAGGCCCGCGAGATCCTCGGCTGGGAGCCGACCATCCCCCTCGAGGACGGGCTGACCCGGACCATCGCGTGGTTCGCGTCGACCATCGTCACCGCCGCGCCCTAG
- a CDS encoding polyprenol monophosphomannose synthase — MLSLAIVTPTYNEADNIGELLRRIAAVAESEPDTRIRSVIVDDSSPDGTAAKARALGAELETRTFSVEVLERTTKEGLGAAYIWAFGRILEGEDAPDHVLQMDADLSHDPKYIRDFLREVRDGADFVVASRYIPGGGTPDWTLDRKILSRGGNIYTRLLLGRRLTDWTGGYNLFSAELLHRISFETVDATGYGFQIALKHRTLAAARRMREIPIVFLDRTEGTSKIPGNTLLRNLVLVLRIRMGRGGGR; from the coding sequence ATGCTCTCCCTCGCAATAGTCACGCCCACCTACAACGAGGCCGACAACATCGGTGAACTCCTGCGCCGCATCGCCGCGGTCGCCGAGTCCGAGCCGGACACGCGGATCCGCTCGGTCATCGTCGACGACTCCTCGCCCGACGGCACCGCCGCGAAGGCGCGTGCCCTGGGTGCCGAGCTCGAGACGCGGACGTTCTCGGTCGAGGTGCTCGAGCGCACGACCAAGGAGGGGCTCGGAGCCGCCTACATCTGGGCCTTCGGGCGGATCCTCGAGGGGGAGGACGCCCCCGACCACGTCCTCCAGATGGACGCCGACCTGTCGCACGACCCGAAGTACATCCGCGACTTCCTGCGCGAGGTGCGCGACGGAGCGGACTTCGTCGTCGCCTCCCGGTACATCCCCGGCGGCGGGACGCCCGACTGGACGCTGGACCGCAAGATCCTGAGCCGGGGCGGCAACATCTACACCCGTCTCCTCCTCGGCCGGCGGCTCACCGACTGGACGGGCGGGTACAACCTCTTCAGCGCGGAGCTGCTGCACCGCATCTCGTTCGAGACCGTCGACGCCACCGGCTACGGCTTCCAGATCGCGCTCAAGCACCGCACCCTCGCCGCGGCGCGACGCATGCGCGAGATCCCGATCGTGTTCCTCGACCGCACCGAGGGCACGTCGAAGATCCCCGGCAACACGCTGCTGCGCAACCTCGTCCTGGTCCTGCGGATCCGGATGGGCCGGGGCGGAGGGCGATGA
- a CDS encoding GtrA family protein, with translation MVAGSLNTALDFLILNALSLLVGLPTLLANVFSVLVGITVSYGLNHYFVFRHEGRPSFRTFAKFFAVTGFSSLVLQSLIIYGFEVFFDTRFGTSLLFLPSAGENAFLAINVAKAAAVFVGLVWNYCMYKFVVFRSPAVDALTVGETLSPAAVAVSTEPLDTVR, from the coding sequence ATGGTGGCGGGGTCCCTGAACACGGCCCTGGACTTCCTGATCCTGAACGCGCTGTCGCTGCTCGTCGGCCTGCCGACCCTCCTCGCCAACGTGTTCTCGGTCCTGGTGGGCATCACGGTGTCGTACGGCCTCAACCACTACTTCGTGTTCCGGCACGAGGGGCGCCCCTCGTTCCGGACCTTCGCCAAGTTCTTCGCCGTGACCGGCTTCAGCTCGCTCGTCCTGCAGTCGCTGATCATCTACGGCTTCGAGGTGTTCTTCGACACGCGGTTCGGCACGTCGCTGCTCTTCCTCCCGAGTGCGGGCGAGAACGCCTTCCTCGCGATCAACGTCGCCAAGGCCGCCGCGGTCTTCGTCGGGCTGGTCTGGAACTACTGCATGTACAAGTTCGTGGTCTTCAGGTCCCCCGCGGTCGACGCCCTGACCGTGGGAGAGACGCTCTCGCCGGCCGCCGTCGCCGTGAGCACCGAGCCCCTGGACACGGTGCGCTGA
- a CDS encoding glycosyltransferase family 2 protein, translated as MPIAVVVVTHFSGEVLRACLESIPEATEHDVRVVVVDNATTDDSVRSVVERLPHVVFHETGENLGYGKAVNYAVDRLGPEFEWILVTNPDTVFLPGSIDALYAAATADPVIGSIGPRILDSDGSIYPSARALPSLGTGIGHALLAHVWPGNPWSRRYRRSRAVETLEHGSMTAGWLSGACVMVRRTAFEQIGGFDERYFMYFEDVQLGDSLGRRGWTNVYLADAVVSHLGGHSTRLASARMLAVHHRSAYLYLAQKYGAWYQAPVRAAVRAGLGARVALMRLRPHR; from the coding sequence TTGCCCATCGCGGTCGTCGTCGTCACCCACTTCTCGGGCGAGGTGCTCCGCGCCTGCCTCGAGTCGATCCCGGAGGCGACCGAGCACGACGTCCGCGTCGTCGTCGTCGACAACGCCACGACCGACGACTCGGTGCGCTCCGTGGTGGAGCGGCTCCCCCACGTGGTCTTCCACGAGACGGGCGAGAACCTCGGCTACGGCAAGGCGGTCAACTACGCCGTCGATCGTCTCGGGCCCGAGTTCGAGTGGATCCTGGTGACGAACCCCGACACGGTGTTCCTCCCCGGCTCGATCGACGCCCTGTACGCCGCGGCCACCGCCGACCCGGTCATCGGCTCGATCGGCCCGCGCATCCTCGACTCCGACGGCAGCATCTACCCGTCCGCGCGCGCCCTCCCCTCCCTCGGGACGGGCATCGGCCACGCGCTCCTCGCGCACGTGTGGCCGGGCAACCCGTGGTCGCGGCGGTACCGGCGCTCGCGCGCGGTCGAGACGCTCGAGCACGGCAGCATGACGGCGGGCTGGCTCTCGGGCGCCTGCGTGATGGTGCGGCGGACGGCGTTCGAGCAGATCGGCGGCTTCGACGAGCGGTACTTCATGTACTTCGAGGACGTGCAGCTGGGCGACTCCCTCGGCCGCCGCGGGTGGACGAACGTCTACCTCGCCGACGCCGTCGTCTCGCACCTCGGCGGCCACTCGACGAGGCTCGCCTCGGCGCGGATGCTCGCGGTGCACCACCGCAGCGCGTACCTCTACCTCGCGCAGAAGTACGGGGCCTGGTACCAGGCTCCGGTGCGGGCGGCCGTGCGCGCCGGGCTCGGAGCCCGGGTCGCGCTGATGCGGCTCCGCCCGCACCGCTGA
- the rfbA gene encoding glucose-1-phosphate thymidylyltransferase RfbA: MKGIILAGGSGSRLWPITKGISKQLMPIYDKPMVYYPLSTLMMAGIDEVLVITTPEYNDQFRALLGDGSALGMRLEYAVQESPDGLAQAFLIGEEFIGGDSVALVLGDNIFHGTALGTALAANTDISGAVIFAYQVADPRAYGVVEFDADFRALSIEEKPVAPKSNYAVPGLYFYDNDVVSIAKTIEPSARGELEISTVNERYLEAGTLNVQVLDRGTAWLDTGTFDSMIEATEFVRVIEQRQGFKIGCIEEIAWRNGWIDDQQLAALAAPLVKSGYGAYLDRLLELGR, from the coding sequence GTGAAGGGCATCATCCTGGCGGGTGGTTCGGGGTCGCGGTTGTGGCCGATCACGAAGGGCATCTCGAAGCAGTTGATGCCGATCTACGACAAGCCGATGGTGTACTACCCGTTGTCGACGTTGATGATGGCGGGGATCGATGAGGTCCTGGTGATCACGACGCCGGAGTACAACGATCAGTTCCGGGCGCTGCTGGGCGACGGGTCGGCTCTGGGGATGCGGCTGGAGTACGCGGTGCAGGAGTCTCCGGACGGGCTCGCGCAGGCGTTCCTGATCGGGGAGGAGTTCATCGGCGGCGACTCGGTCGCTCTGGTGCTGGGGGACAACATCTTCCACGGGACCGCGCTGGGCACGGCGCTGGCGGCGAACACGGACATCTCGGGTGCGGTGATCTTCGCGTACCAGGTCGCGGATCCGCGCGCGTACGGGGTGGTGGAGTTCGATGCGGACTTCCGTGCGCTGTCGATCGAGGAGAAGCCGGTCGCGCCCAAGAGCAACTACGCGGTCCCGGGTCTGTACTTCTACGACAACGACGTCGTGTCGATCGCGAAGACCATCGAGCCCTCGGCGCGGGGCGAGCTGGAGATCTCGACCGTGAACGAGCGGTACCTGGAGGCGGGCACCCTGAACGTGCAGGTCCTGGACCGGGGCACGGCGTGGCTGGACACGGGCACGTTCGACTCGATGATCGAGGCGACGGAGTTCGTGCGGGTCATCGAGCAGCGTCAGGGCTTCAAGATCGGCTGCATCGAGGAGATCGCCTGGCGCAACGGCTGGATCGACGACCAGCAGCTCGCCGCCCTCGCCGCACCCCTGGTCAAGAGCGGCTACGGCGCCTACCTCGACCGGCTGCTCGAGCTCGGGCGCTGA